From the genome of Populus alba chromosome 10, ASM523922v2, whole genome shotgun sequence, one region includes:
- the LOC118047051 gene encoding putative U-box domain-containing protein 42 isoform X2, with product MASVVESLLTSISEIIESVTCIEQEKESFAEIGCYLYRVFPVIMELRTTEHTPKNAMVILQSLSRSITDAKDLVNKCQRGTNSNFDSELKSTISLLERVIEDMGECLSSIPSSTFQDQEYAEVAVQALSNEMRSAHFEVGQRQVLQTKELDPHKSFSEEELNEEPIMVESDLYPVSLEVSTDNSRFLNTPHFIEIQKPTSLNRQRKRSSSSSSTSLLKMTEYIEPMYETFFCPLTKQIMDDPVTIQSGQTYDRKAITKWLEESENSEEIFCPITGKKLLSRVLRTNVALKTTIEEWKERNEVARIKCSRSALVLSASPSMILEAIRDLQEICKRKQYNKIQVHNAGILPLLFKLLEYRDGDVIYEALELLRELTKEDDDSKMVISEMVDISTVIRMMSIDHRPIRHAALQLLLEISRSQSLWEKIGSVPGGILMLIRIKYNLSVDAFSSETADEILRNLERSPENIKMMVENGFLEPLLKHLTEGTEEMQTEMAEYLGEIALGHDSKTYVAERASPALIKMVHSGNTMTRTAAFKALAQISSYHPNAKILANSGIIQIMVEEMLTRRINGEPINSKGEAAAILANIFEAGIDLENLQVNSHGLASDYVLYNIIDMIKLSTPVELNINLIRVLLCLTKSPKSMGTIVSMVKEIEASNTLVELLNNPHEELGIVAIKLLIALIPYMGHSIAERLCKTAGQPENLIIGQNETGRITQKQAVSATFLAKLPHQSLTLNLALLSKNTVPAILQQINQIQRTGIRTSRYAIPYLEGLVGILVRFTTTLYEPRILFLARNYNFTSVLTEMLMKTSSDEVQRFAAVGLENLSLESISLSKPPEIKKTKFLKHFYPLKFLFSGSSKKRKLPVCPVHRGACSSQNTFCLVDAKAVERLLACLDHENAEVVEAALSAICTLLDDKVDVDKSVGMLCEVNATQHVLNVVKEHKGEGLRQKSFWLIDRFLLKGGKRPASDISQDRLLPATLVSAFHHGDIDTRQMAEKILRHLNKMPDFPTSHYTM from the exons ATGGCTAGTGTTGTTGAATCCTTGCTGACATCAATTTCAGAGATCATTGAATCTGTAACTTGCAtagaacaagaaaaggaaagcttTGCTGAAATTGGATGCTACCTCTACCGTGTTTTCCCAGTCATAATGGAGTTGCGGACAACTGAGCACACCCCGAAAAATGCAATGGTGATCCTTCAATCCCTATCCAGAAGCATCACTGATGCCAAGGATCTTGTAAACAAATGTCAAAGAGGCACCAACTCAAATTTTGATTCTGAATTGAAAAGCACCATATCACTGCTGGAAAGGGTGATAGAAGACATGGGCGAATGCTTGAGCTCGATACCTTCATCAACATTTCAGGACCAAGAATATGCAGAAGTTGCTGTCCAAGCTCTTTCAAATGAAATGCGAAGTGCTCATTTTGAAGTTGGCCAACGCCAAGTATTGCAGACCAAAGAGCTGGATCCACACAAGTCTTTCTCGGAGGAGGAACTAAACGAAGAACCTATAATGGTAGAATCAGATCTCTACCCTGTCAGTCTTGAAGTGTCCACAGATAATTCCCGGTTCTTAAATACCCCACACTTCATAGAAATCCAGAAACCCACAAGTCTCAACAGGCAAAGGAaacgcagcagcagcagctcatCAACATCATTGCTAAAGATGACCGAGTACATAGAGCCAATGTATGAAACTTTCTTCTGTCCGTTAACAAAGCAGATTATGGATGATCCAGTTACCATACAAAGTGGACAGACATATGATAGGAAAGCAATTACCAAGTGGTTGGAAGAGTCCGAGAACTCAGAAGAAATTTTCTGCCCAATTACAGGGAAGAAGCTGTTGAGTAGAGTTCTAAGGACAAACGTAGCTCTGAAGACCACAATAGAGGaatggaaagaaagaaatgaagtgGCAAGGATAAAATGTTCCCGTTCAGCTTTAGTTTTGTCCGCTTCACCAAGTATGATTCTTGAAGCAATAAGAGATTTGCAAGAAATTTGCAAAAGGAAACAATATAACAAGATACAAGTTCACAATGCTGGAATACTTCCATTGCTTTTTAAGCTTCTGGAGTACAGAGATGGAGATGTTATCTATGAAGCGCTGGAGTTATTACGAGAATTGACCAAAGAGGACGATGATTCCAAG ATGGTGATTTCTGAAATGGTTGACATTTCAACAGTAATCAGGATGATGTCAATTGATCACCGGCCCATAAGGCATGCGGCATTACAGTTATTACTTGAGATATCAAGGTCCCAATCATTATGGGAAAAGATTGGGTCAGTTCCTGGAGGAATTCTGATGCTAATCAGAATTAAATATAATCTGTCTGTCGATGCCTTCTCTTCAGAAACAGCTGACGAAATCTTAAGGAATCTAGAGAGGTCTCCAGAAAATATCAAGATGATGGTGGAAAATGGATTCTTGGAACCCCTTCTAAAGCATCTCACTGAAG GTACTGAGGAGATGCAGACAGAAATGGCAGAATACCTTGGGGAAATTGCACTGGGACATGACAGCAAAACTTATGTGGCTGAGAGGGCCTCTCCTGCTCTCATCAAAATGGTGCATAGTGGAAACACTATGACCAGAACAGCGGCATTCAAAGCTCTAGCACAGATTTCATCCTACCATCCTAACGCCAAAATACTTGCAAATTCTGGAATTATTCAAATCATGGTTGAAGAGATGCTCACTCGAAGAATCAATGGTGAACCAATTAACTCAAAAGGTGAAGCTGCTGCAATACTTGCTAATATATTTGAGGCTGGGATCGACCTTGAGAACCTCCAAGTAAATTCTCACGGATTAGCTTCAGACTATGTTCTGTATAACATCATTGACATGATCAAACTTTCCACTCCTGTTGAACTCAACATCAATCTCATTAGAGTTCTTTTGTGCCTGACAAAGTCTCCCAAATCAATGGGCACCATTGTCTCCATGGTCAAAGAGATTGAAGCAAGCAACACCCTGGTTGAACTCCTCAATAATCCCCATGAAGAACTTGGGATCGTAGCAATCAAGCTACTCATAGCGCTCATACCTTACATGGGACACTCTATAGCAGAGAGACTATGCAAAACTGCAGGTCAACCTGAGAACCTAATCATTGGCCAAAATGAAACAGGCCGAATCACACAGAAGCAGGCAGTTTCAGCAACATTTCTTGCTAAACTCCCCCACCAGAGCCTGACACTAAATCTCGCTCTTCTCAGCAAGAACACAGTCCCTGCAATCCTGCAACAAATCAATCAAATCCAAAGAACTGGTATAAGAACAAGCAGGTATGCAATTCCTTACTTAGAAGGACTTGTGGGCATTCTAGTCAGATTCACAACCACACTTTACGAACCTCGAATTCTGTTTCTAGCAAGAAACTACAACTTCACCTCAGTACTTACAGAAATGCTCATGAAAACATCAAGTGATGAAGTTCAGAGGTTTGCAGCAGTTGGCTTGGAGAATCTCTCATTGGAATCGATAAGTCTATCAAAACCACcagaaataaagaaaaccaaGTTCTTGAAACACTTCTACCCACTAAAATTCCTATTTTCTGGTTCGTCAAAGAAGAGAAAACTACCAGTCTGCCCGGTCCATAGAGGGGCTTGTTCCTCGCAAAACACATTCTGCTTAGTTGATGCAAAAGCAGTGGAGAGATTGCTGGCATGTTTGGACCACGAGAATGCTGAGGTTGTTGAAGCTGCATTGTCAGCAATATGTACTTTGTTAGATGACAAAGTCGATGTCGACAAGAGTGTTGGCATGTTGTGTGAAGTGAATGCCACGCAGCATGTTCTGAACGTTGTGAAAGAGCACAAGGGAGAAGGTTTGCGGCAAAAATCCTTCTGGTTAATTGATAGATTCTTGCTGAAAGGAGGGAAAAGGCCTGCTTCAGATATATCACAGGACAGGTTGCTACCTGCCACTTTGGTCAGTGCTTTCCACCATGGAGATATTGATACAAGGCAGATGGCTGAGAAGATCCTAAGGCATTTGAATAAGATGCCTGATTTCCCTACTTCCCACTATACCATGTAG
- the LOC118047051 gene encoding putative U-box domain-containing protein 42 isoform X1 produces MNLEGIRSGSSVSMSLSKDSTAMASVVESLLTSISEIIESVTCIEQEKESFAEIGCYLYRVFPVIMELRTTEHTPKNAMVILQSLSRSITDAKDLVNKCQRGTNSNFDSELKSTISLLERVIEDMGECLSSIPSSTFQDQEYAEVAVQALSNEMRSAHFEVGQRQVLQTKELDPHKSFSEEELNEEPIMVESDLYPVSLEVSTDNSRFLNTPHFIEIQKPTSLNRQRKRSSSSSSTSLLKMTEYIEPMYETFFCPLTKQIMDDPVTIQSGQTYDRKAITKWLEESENSEEIFCPITGKKLLSRVLRTNVALKTTIEEWKERNEVARIKCSRSALVLSASPSMILEAIRDLQEICKRKQYNKIQVHNAGILPLLFKLLEYRDGDVIYEALELLRELTKEDDDSKMVISEMVDISTVIRMMSIDHRPIRHAALQLLLEISRSQSLWEKIGSVPGGILMLIRIKYNLSVDAFSSETADEILRNLERSPENIKMMVENGFLEPLLKHLTEGTEEMQTEMAEYLGEIALGHDSKTYVAERASPALIKMVHSGNTMTRTAAFKALAQISSYHPNAKILANSGIIQIMVEEMLTRRINGEPINSKGEAAAILANIFEAGIDLENLQVNSHGLASDYVLYNIIDMIKLSTPVELNINLIRVLLCLTKSPKSMGTIVSMVKEIEASNTLVELLNNPHEELGIVAIKLLIALIPYMGHSIAERLCKTAGQPENLIIGQNETGRITQKQAVSATFLAKLPHQSLTLNLALLSKNTVPAILQQINQIQRTGIRTSRYAIPYLEGLVGILVRFTTTLYEPRILFLARNYNFTSVLTEMLMKTSSDEVQRFAAVGLENLSLESISLSKPPEIKKTKFLKHFYPLKFLFSGSSKKRKLPVCPVHRGACSSQNTFCLVDAKAVERLLACLDHENAEVVEAALSAICTLLDDKVDVDKSVGMLCEVNATQHVLNVVKEHKGEGLRQKSFWLIDRFLLKGGKRPASDISQDRLLPATLVSAFHHGDIDTRQMAEKILRHLNKMPDFPTSHYTM; encoded by the exons ATGAACCTGGAAGGCATCAGAAGTGGTAGCTCTGTTTCGATGTCG CTCAGCAAAGATTCAACTGCTATGGCTAGTGTTGTTGAATCCTTGCTGACATCAATTTCAGAGATCATTGAATCTGTAACTTGCAtagaacaagaaaaggaaagcttTGCTGAAATTGGATGCTACCTCTACCGTGTTTTCCCAGTCATAATGGAGTTGCGGACAACTGAGCACACCCCGAAAAATGCAATGGTGATCCTTCAATCCCTATCCAGAAGCATCACTGATGCCAAGGATCTTGTAAACAAATGTCAAAGAGGCACCAACTCAAATTTTGATTCTGAATTGAAAAGCACCATATCACTGCTGGAAAGGGTGATAGAAGACATGGGCGAATGCTTGAGCTCGATACCTTCATCAACATTTCAGGACCAAGAATATGCAGAAGTTGCTGTCCAAGCTCTTTCAAATGAAATGCGAAGTGCTCATTTTGAAGTTGGCCAACGCCAAGTATTGCAGACCAAAGAGCTGGATCCACACAAGTCTTTCTCGGAGGAGGAACTAAACGAAGAACCTATAATGGTAGAATCAGATCTCTACCCTGTCAGTCTTGAAGTGTCCACAGATAATTCCCGGTTCTTAAATACCCCACACTTCATAGAAATCCAGAAACCCACAAGTCTCAACAGGCAAAGGAaacgcagcagcagcagctcatCAACATCATTGCTAAAGATGACCGAGTACATAGAGCCAATGTATGAAACTTTCTTCTGTCCGTTAACAAAGCAGATTATGGATGATCCAGTTACCATACAAAGTGGACAGACATATGATAGGAAAGCAATTACCAAGTGGTTGGAAGAGTCCGAGAACTCAGAAGAAATTTTCTGCCCAATTACAGGGAAGAAGCTGTTGAGTAGAGTTCTAAGGACAAACGTAGCTCTGAAGACCACAATAGAGGaatggaaagaaagaaatgaagtgGCAAGGATAAAATGTTCCCGTTCAGCTTTAGTTTTGTCCGCTTCACCAAGTATGATTCTTGAAGCAATAAGAGATTTGCAAGAAATTTGCAAAAGGAAACAATATAACAAGATACAAGTTCACAATGCTGGAATACTTCCATTGCTTTTTAAGCTTCTGGAGTACAGAGATGGAGATGTTATCTATGAAGCGCTGGAGTTATTACGAGAATTGACCAAAGAGGACGATGATTCCAAG ATGGTGATTTCTGAAATGGTTGACATTTCAACAGTAATCAGGATGATGTCAATTGATCACCGGCCCATAAGGCATGCGGCATTACAGTTATTACTTGAGATATCAAGGTCCCAATCATTATGGGAAAAGATTGGGTCAGTTCCTGGAGGAATTCTGATGCTAATCAGAATTAAATATAATCTGTCTGTCGATGCCTTCTCTTCAGAAACAGCTGACGAAATCTTAAGGAATCTAGAGAGGTCTCCAGAAAATATCAAGATGATGGTGGAAAATGGATTCTTGGAACCCCTTCTAAAGCATCTCACTGAAG GTACTGAGGAGATGCAGACAGAAATGGCAGAATACCTTGGGGAAATTGCACTGGGACATGACAGCAAAACTTATGTGGCTGAGAGGGCCTCTCCTGCTCTCATCAAAATGGTGCATAGTGGAAACACTATGACCAGAACAGCGGCATTCAAAGCTCTAGCACAGATTTCATCCTACCATCCTAACGCCAAAATACTTGCAAATTCTGGAATTATTCAAATCATGGTTGAAGAGATGCTCACTCGAAGAATCAATGGTGAACCAATTAACTCAAAAGGTGAAGCTGCTGCAATACTTGCTAATATATTTGAGGCTGGGATCGACCTTGAGAACCTCCAAGTAAATTCTCACGGATTAGCTTCAGACTATGTTCTGTATAACATCATTGACATGATCAAACTTTCCACTCCTGTTGAACTCAACATCAATCTCATTAGAGTTCTTTTGTGCCTGACAAAGTCTCCCAAATCAATGGGCACCATTGTCTCCATGGTCAAAGAGATTGAAGCAAGCAACACCCTGGTTGAACTCCTCAATAATCCCCATGAAGAACTTGGGATCGTAGCAATCAAGCTACTCATAGCGCTCATACCTTACATGGGACACTCTATAGCAGAGAGACTATGCAAAACTGCAGGTCAACCTGAGAACCTAATCATTGGCCAAAATGAAACAGGCCGAATCACACAGAAGCAGGCAGTTTCAGCAACATTTCTTGCTAAACTCCCCCACCAGAGCCTGACACTAAATCTCGCTCTTCTCAGCAAGAACACAGTCCCTGCAATCCTGCAACAAATCAATCAAATCCAAAGAACTGGTATAAGAACAAGCAGGTATGCAATTCCTTACTTAGAAGGACTTGTGGGCATTCTAGTCAGATTCACAACCACACTTTACGAACCTCGAATTCTGTTTCTAGCAAGAAACTACAACTTCACCTCAGTACTTACAGAAATGCTCATGAAAACATCAAGTGATGAAGTTCAGAGGTTTGCAGCAGTTGGCTTGGAGAATCTCTCATTGGAATCGATAAGTCTATCAAAACCACcagaaataaagaaaaccaaGTTCTTGAAACACTTCTACCCACTAAAATTCCTATTTTCTGGTTCGTCAAAGAAGAGAAAACTACCAGTCTGCCCGGTCCATAGAGGGGCTTGTTCCTCGCAAAACACATTCTGCTTAGTTGATGCAAAAGCAGTGGAGAGATTGCTGGCATGTTTGGACCACGAGAATGCTGAGGTTGTTGAAGCTGCATTGTCAGCAATATGTACTTTGTTAGATGACAAAGTCGATGTCGACAAGAGTGTTGGCATGTTGTGTGAAGTGAATGCCACGCAGCATGTTCTGAACGTTGTGAAAGAGCACAAGGGAGAAGGTTTGCGGCAAAAATCCTTCTGGTTAATTGATAGATTCTTGCTGAAAGGAGGGAAAAGGCCTGCTTCAGATATATCACAGGACAGGTTGCTACCTGCCACTTTGGTCAGTGCTTTCCACCATGGAGATATTGATACAAGGCAGATGGCTGAGAAGATCCTAAGGCATTTGAATAAGATGCCTGATTTCCCTACTTCCCACTATACCATGTAG